DNA from Arthrobacter sp. PvP023:
CCGGATAGCCATCTGAATAGTGGTCCCCAAAGCTGTGTCCTGCGACACATTCATTTCAGGGTAGCGCCGATGGCTGGCGTTGTCATCTTTTTTCGACGAACGTCGAAAAAAGAATTACGGGTGCGTTTGCAGCAACGTCAGGAATGCTTCCAGTTGGTCGTTGAGGCCCGGATCCGACTGGCCGTCCGGGGCGAGCGCGGCAGCTATCTGCGCGCCCAGCAGCATGTTCAGCAGGTGGCCGGCAACCGCTGAGTCGTCGACGGCGGCACGCACGTCACCCCGCGTCCTTGCCTCGGCCAGGTATGCCACGATCGCGGCATGCCACTGCTCCATGGACTCGCGGTGGATGGCAGCCTTTTCCGGATCGTTAATGGCCTTCTGCCAGAACGGGACCACGATCCGCGCTTCATTGACGCGCTCGGAGTCCAGCGGCAGCACCTCAACGCAAAAAGCCCTGAGCGCCGGAATCCCGGCCTTGCCTGCGGTCACTTCCCGGATGCGCTCATTGGTTCTGTTGAAGACGTGCCCGAAGGCAAATGTCAGCAGCGTGTCCTTGGTGGGGAAGTACGGCTTCAAGGCGCCGTTGGCAAAACCGGCCTCGAGGGCGATCTCCCGCATCGTGGCACCTTCGATGCCGAGCCGTGCGATGATCCGCCAGGTCGCATCCACCAGTTCCAGGCGCCGTTCATCATGGTCAACAATCTTTGGCACGGTGGTGCTCCCCCGGAAATTTCTTGCGGCTGGCTATTGTGAGCCATCTTACGGACGGTTATTCTCTACAACTATAGAAAATAAAAATTCCGACCCCAACACGG
Protein-coding regions in this window:
- a CDS encoding TetR/AcrR family transcriptional regulator, whose protein sequence is MPKIVDHDERRLELVDATWRIIARLGIEGATMREIALEAGFANGALKPYFPTKDTLLTFAFGHVFNRTNERIREVTAGKAGIPALRAFCVEVLPLDSERVNEARIVVPFWQKAINDPEKAAIHRESMEQWHAAIVAYLAEARTRGDVRAAVDDSAVAGHLLNMLLGAQIAAALAPDGQSDPGLNDQLEAFLTLLQTHP